A region of the Culex quinquefasciatus strain JHB chromosome 1, VPISU_Cqui_1.0_pri_paternal, whole genome shotgun sequence genome:
CAACGACGGTACCCCCCAAGGCTCCTGCTTGAGCGCGCTCTTGTTCAGCCTGTCTATCAACAGTCTGCCCTCCGTTTTGCGGTGCAGCCATCAGTTGTACGCAGACGACCTGCAGATTTACACATCTGGGCCGGTGTCCGAAATCAACGAGTTGGTGAAAAAGATCAACGAGGACCTGGAAGCCATTACACGCTGGGCAAACGCGAACTATCTTCATCCTAACCCGAAGAAGACACAGGCCGTCATCTTTTGCCGAACAGGGATAGTGGAACCGCAGGAGGAAATCACGTTCAGTGGAGAGATCGTACAGTTGTCGAGTACGGTTACCAACCTCGGCCTCCAGATGGACAAGAATATGACGTGGGCACCTCAAGTAAACGGCGTGGTGCAGAAAGCCTTCAATACTCTGAGGACATTCCGGCGCTTCGCGGCGGTTCTCTCCACTGGGACTCGGCGGAAGCTGGTGCAAGCCGTTGTGATGCCCATATTCACGTACTGTGACGTCGTGAGACAACTGTCGCAGTTCGGAACAGCATCCTTGGACACGACCTATTGGCCAACTACCACCTACGTACCTGCTGCTTCATTAAGCGAGGGTGCGACGGCGACCTGCCTGAGTATCTTCAAGAACATCTAGTGCACGGCCAGCAGCAACGAACGCGGAACCTGATCGTCCCAAGACACACAACATCGAGTGGCAAGAGTGTGCTGACAGCTGGTGCTTCCTGCTGGAACAACCTCCCCGTGGACATTAAGCACAAACCTACTTTTTCTCAATTTAAAAGTGCTCTAAAGCGACACATTCAAGCTTAGAATTCAGTTAGATtcagttttgaaatttgttagtttttttttgcatcaaatGTAAATTTCCGGCTAGTTCCCTCCTTGACTTGATACATAGTTTAACTAACAAGTTATCGtacccaataaaacaacaaattacaacaATTACAACATCGATGTTTTCTTTTGACAGAAGTAAACCCCTGAGACTGAAGCTGTATAACATTTTAGCGACGGTGAGTATAAAAATATGAGTACCCAAAATAAGGTTCATCTTGAATACTACAAGGTgagtcaaaaaatacttttaccgCCTGAACtgtatacaacatttttttttcttcaaacaatgCAAATATTTACTTCAAAGATTCAAGAagtcaaaaactaaaattttatccTCTTCTAGTGTTGTACAGATTCTCAGTACAGttctttagtttttatttaaagaaaCATGAATATActcttgaatttgaaattttaagctcATTTCATTTTATATTATACACTACTTTTCATCATTGGATGTACCCACaaagaaataatatttaaaattatttcaaattataacAACAAAGTCCTATTCCATCGACTTAAAAGATATCAGATAAAATGTTTCGGCAaaaatccattaaaattttcatttcgaACACTACTGTGTATACGAATGTGAatctcttttaatttttttcaattcaattcggttttattagtgaataatcatgtaacaatcagttcattcgcagtacataatagagttttggagttcctttcagctgtgtgttaaatctcaatccattttggcACGATTATTGCTTATCACTTAGAgattaccaagagtaagaaaaaatttagaaaaaacttactgaaattgcaaaggaaagaggatagaaatagaaaaagcttaaactagatcacagttttttttatctattgtagatgtgcttaatcattagctccccgagggccagaaattgctccgccttgttacggcaggtccgaaaccgcgtcatcatctcacccgctagagcaaagaactccggcaaggtgaagagatcttctccggttacttcttgctgggccgcatcaccgctaccggcagcgaccacgctggcgaacgatcgcccccatccaggagggaacgctgggttgtccgctggaaccgtacgctgtccagctgcaggaacggtagAGCTCGTATTCCGCTGAGAAgggtgggatgctgctgctttcttcttcctcttttccttctcctcgaggtaggccttgcgcgcgacgcatccgcggtaattaccggtatggttgccgttacagttggcgcacttaatgcgcgccttggtttgctctgccttgtcccccaagtccgccttgcacggcagtgcacacttctccgagaggtgtgtttcaccgcacttcacgcagcggggcgggaggttgcagttccgcgagccgtggccgaacttctggcaacggtggcattgtgctacgtccattgggttttggagtaaaaccgccagtttacccaaaaccgtccaacgccttagtccgacgcaggtcttggattttgacggtgccgcggtcgaagtacaacaggtacagagtgtgcgtacctgtgactgttgtcttgcgcgagagcacttttatctcccgtggcgttattccggcacccgagaggtgtcccttcaggtcggcgattgggcggtcttggtagccctgcaggactaccttaacagcggtcttctcaactggatcgaatgtgtagaacttgaagttgctacgcttcagttctttcaccaccagatcgaaattcttttggtgaaagtaATCACTTGAACTTTCGATTTGCCAATTTTCAGACTATAttggaggccttccagcaactcgtcaacatcgtccgccaacgtatccaaaacaaaaattggaggtggtcgccgttccttcggaaaattaacttttttttgtcgtactaccttttttgcgtgcacgtccatcgtcgtcgtcgtcatcggtagtgctgctaccgtcggtgttgttgttgtagctttcctcgtcactcagtctcgcgaacttgttactggtgggaatgttggcagatgttgatgcgccaccggtggacagattgccggaagtacctgaacggagtctgcttcttatagggctgcgatcctggacacggtaattagcgtgtaaTAACTCCGGATTGAATCCATCAGCgcacacgctcccctgcgcgatagcggacgacgcggcggctttgttttgtttacctttttgcactcggccggtagacgaacttcgcgggtttttcgaggccgcactcgaactgccacggccacggccggccttcggcatgctggcaaagcaaactcgcgggtaatcacggt
Encoded here:
- the LOC119769902 gene encoding uncharacterized protein LOC119769902, with protein sequence MVLVDFSLAFNCVNHRLLGQKLNDEFHFSRSACRLVSSFLGQRSQSVRHRDTVSSVRAVNDGTPQGSCLSALLFSLSINSLPSVLRCSHQLYADDLQIYTSGPVSEINELVKKINEDLEAITRWANANYLHPNPKKTQAVIFCRTGIVEPQEEITFSGEIVQLSSTVTNLGLQMDKNMTWAPQVNGVVQKAFNTLRTFRRFAAVLSTGTRRKLVQAVVMPIFTYCDVVRQLSQFGTASLDTTYWPTTTYVPAASLSEGATATCLSIFKNI